In Myxococcales bacterium, the DNA window GAACTTCTTCCCTTGGAGATCGAGCGCGCCCGAGACGAGCTGAACGGAGCCCGCGATCGCCGTGGTGCCCTCCTCGACGTGCACCCGTGGTTCCCCCGTGAGCTGCACCGTGACCATCGCGCCGCGCCGAACGTCGACGTCGCTCCCGAGCTTCACGGCGACGTCGAGGGTCGCTCCACCCGCGCGGCGTTCGTCGTCCGCTCCGCGACGCGCTCTCGGGGGGCGTGCGTCGACGAGCACGCCTCCCTTCAGGACACCGACCTTGATATCGGCGCGTTGCGGGAGCTCTTGCACGGCCTTTCCCGCGAGATCGGAGAGGCGCACGTGCAGGCTCGGGAGGTCGACCGACACCCGAGTGGCTTGGGCCGACCGCCTCACGGTGACGTCGGCGCGGCCGTACACATTTCCGAGCGTCTGCCCTCCGAGCATGACGTCGAAGGGGCGGGCCTTGGCGATCTCGAAGCGCGCGTTCGCGCCCGAGAGATCGAGCCCGTCGAAGCGCGCACGTGCGGCCCCGTCGATCCGTCCAGCGCCGTCGCTCGCGGTGATCCCCGTGACCTCGACTACGCCGCCCGGCAAGAACGTCACTTTGGCGCCTACGTCGCGGAGCTCTTGGCCGAGCGCCGTCGCCACGAAACCGACGTCGCGGAGCTCGGCTCCACCGAACATGCGCACGTCGGTACCTGTAGGGTCGGCGACTACACGGGCGTCGGCGTCGAGTCGACCATCGAGGTCGGCGAGGGCGCTCGCGACGAAGGGGCGGAGCGGGAGCAGTCGGAAGGACTTTGCGACGAGGCGCGCGTCGAGCGAACGCCGTGTGTCGAGGAGCGGGACGAGGCGCGCGCCCCAATCGACGCCGAGCACGAGGTTCCCCTCGAGGTGGCCGTCGCTCTGCTCGACGCGGAGCGCTCCCTCGACGCGCCCGCCCTTCGAATGCACTCGGACCGCTGCCTTCGGAGCCCGCGCGTCGGCGAGACCCGCGTCCGTGAGGCGAAGGTCGAGATCGAGCGCGGCGTCGTCGTGGAGCTTCGAGAGCGTGACGCTGCCGTCGACCGAGCCGCGCACGCGGTCGTCGCCGACGGGTGGGAGCGCCTCGAGCGCGAACGACTCGAACGTGAGCCGCCCCCCAGCCGACCAGGGGATTCGTTCGAACGGCTGCCCCGCGAGGAGCGGGGCGACGGGGACGTTCGCGTCGAGCTCCGCTTCGGCGCGGCCGCGGTTCGAGCCGACGAGGGTGGCAGAGGCGCGAGCGGTCGCTCCGTCGTAGGTGGCGCGAGCGGCGAGGTCGTTCGAGGCGCGAGCGCCGGCGAGCCCGAGGCGCTTGCCGATCACGTCCACAGTGAGGCGCGGGGAGCTCGGAGTGCCTTCGAGCACGAGCACGGCGCTGGCGCTCCCTGTCGTCCCCCGGGGGATGGGCTGAAGCTCCCGAGGCCACGACGCGAGCTCGCGCTCGTTCACCGTCACGCGGGCCGCGAGCGGGGTCGTGAAGAACGCTGCGCGGGCCGAAGCGAAGTCGCGCGCGAGGAGCGCATCGAGCGGCACCGTGCCCTTCGTGTCGACCGCGACGAGCTCGCCGCGGCGGTCGTAGGCGCGCGCGAACGCGGCGGAGAAGCCTGTCGCGCCGTCGATCGTCAGCGTGGCCTCGCCGTCGACACCGGCGACGCGGAGCGGGTCACCCCCGGGGCGCGCCACGAGGAGCTCGAGCCCCGCGGTGTCGATCGCTACCGAGAGCGAGGGGGCACGAGAGGCCGCGTCCCCCGAGAAGCTGCCTCGGAGGTGGGCGCGCCCTGCGACGGGTGCCATGGGCAGACCCGTCGGGGCCAAGAGGCGCGTGAGCCCGTCGAGGTCCGCTCTCGCGTCGATGGTGCCGGAGCCCGTCGCGGAGGCCCACGAAGCGGCGAGCAACGCAGGGCCCGCGAGTCGAACCTGGGTGACCTCGGCCTTCGCTGCGAGCGTGTCGCCGAGCGAGGCGTCGAGCTTCGCCGTCGCGACGTGATCGACGAGGCCTGCGTCGAGCGAGACGTCGGCTCGCGCGATGCCCGGGAATGCGCCGCCCGTGAGCCGAGCGTGGACGACACCCTCGGCGTCCGCGGAGCCGACCGTAGCGTCGGCCGAGAGCACGAGGCGGCCCGAGAGGCCTTGCACGTGAAGGAGAGAGGCGAGGTTCCCGAGCTCGACACCGTCGGTGCGCGCCGTGACACGCACGACGCCGTGGTCACGGGAGAGGCTCGCTTCGACGGGCGCACCGAGCCCAGTGATGGTGATGTGAGGTGCGGAGATGTGGGTGCCGAGCGTGATGGTCGGCGCAGCGGCGTGGAGCTCGGTGCCGTTCGCGGCGACTCGGACATGCGTGTTGTCGAGCGTGAGGCCGCCGTCCGTCGTGGCCGTCGTCGTCGCGTCGAGCCCGTGGATATGGGCCGGGCCCGCGTCGAGGTCGGACGCGTGGAGCGCTGCGGCGATGCGTGGCGCCGTCGCGCTTCCCTCGACGTGGGCCGAGAGGTGAGCCGTGCGCGCCCGTGTGGCGTTCCACGCGAGCCTCGCGACGGTCGCGTCGACCGTGGCGTCGACGGTGAGCGTCCCGAGGTCGAGCGAGCCCCGCGCATCGAGCCCGAGCGTACCGCGCCCCGGCTTCCCGAGGCGTGACGCTCGGGCGAGGTCGACGTTGCCCTTGGCGTCGAGCGAAAGGCGCCCCTTCGTCCCGTCCGTGAGGGCCCTCGGGAGTCGTGCATGGGCCGAGAGCGCGATGCCATCGTCGGCCGCTGCGAGCTCGGCTCGCGCGTCGCCCGTCGCGTCGAGGGTGGCGTCGAGCGTGGTCCTGGGGAGCGTGATCCCGCCGATGTGCGGGGCGTCGACGAGCTCGAGCCGGGCCTCTCCGGTCGTCGCGCCCGCAGCGGGGAACCTCAGCTTCGCCGTGAGATCGGCCCCGAGGCGCGAATCGGGCGCGCTCGGCGAGAAGGTCGCGAGCTCGGCGCCGCGCAGCGAAGCACCGAGCTCTACCTCACGTGGCTCCCGTGGCGTGGCTCGCGCGGTCGCCGTGAGCGTCGCGTGGTCGACGTCGAGGACTACGTGTGTGCGCACGTGCGAGGCGTCACCTTCGGCCTCGAGCGCGGCGGCGACGTTTCCTCGTGGCCTGAACGCCGGAACGAGCGCCCCGAGCACTCCGCACGTGGTCTCCGGGAGGCGAGCGCGCACGCGGGCTTTCCCGTCGAGCATTGCCGCGTCCGCGAAGAGGCTCGTGTCCGACACGGTCAGGCCCAGCACGACGCGGGCGTCGGGGATCGGTCGCGCCCCGCCCGAGAGCACCCGCCCCGTCGCTCGGAGGGTCGCGCGCTGCCCAGGGATCGCGCCGCGGGCCTCGGCGGAGAGCCCGTCGACGTCCACGGCGAGCGCGCCGCCCGAGAGCTCGAGGCGCCCGTCGAGCGGAGCGACCTCGACGTCGACGGCGACTCCGTCGCGGGGGCTCCCGAATATCCATGCGTGATGCACGTGAACGTGGCCGAGGCGGAGCTCCGGGCCGGGGCTTGAGCTCGGGACGGGAGGCTTCGGGCTCTCGAGCGCACGAAGGAGCTTCGGCACCGAGGAGGAGTCACGTCCGACGTCCACGGCCAGGTGGTCGGCGCTCACCTCGTCCAGCGCGACGACGAGCGTCGGCTGCGTCCCCGCCACGAAGCCTACGGCCCGGCGCGCGAGCGTCAGCACGTCGGCGCGCGCCGCGAGCCCTTGGGCCGAGATCAGCACGTCTCCCGTGTCGGAGACGAGCCGCGCGTCGATTCCGCTCACGCCATCGAGGCCGATCCGCCCGACGCGGTCGAGCACGATTCGCCCACGAAATTGCCCGTCGAGCGCGGCGGTCACTCCGCCCGCGACGAGCCTCCGTCCGCGTGGGGT includes these proteins:
- a CDS encoding translocation/assembly module TamB domain-containing protein, with the protein product MNRTAPRARRLLAALGKGAALLLVFVVALVVAVLAHVDTPRGRRLVAGGVTAALDGQFRGRIVLDRVGRIGLDGVSGIDARLVSDTGDVLISAQGLAARADVLTLARRAVGFVAGTQPTLVVALDEVSADHLAVDVGRDSSSVPKLLRALESPKPPVPSSSPGPELRLGHVHVHHAWIFGSPRDGVAVDVEVAPLDGRLELSGGALAVDVDGLSAEARGAIPGQRATLRATGRVLSGGARPIPDARVVLGLTVSDTSLFADAAMLDGKARVRARLPETTCGVLGALVPAFRPRGNVAAALEAEGDASHVRTHVVLDVDHATLTATARATPREPREVELGASLRGAELATFSPSAPDSRLGADLTAKLRFPAAGATTGEARLELVDAPHIGGITLPRTTLDATLDATGDARAELAAADDGIALSAHARLPRALTDGTKGRLSLDAKGNVDLARASRLGKPGRGTLGLDARGSLDLGTLTVDATVDATVARLAWNATRARTAHLSAHVEGSATAPRIAAALHASDLDAGPAHIHGLDATTTATTDGGLTLDNTHVRVAANGTELHAAAPTITLGTHISAPHITITGLGAPVEASLSRDHGVVRVTARTDGVELGNLASLLHVQGLSGRLVLSADATVGSADAEGVVHARLTGGAFPGIARADVSLDAGLVDHVATAKLDASLGDTLAAKAEVTQVRLAGPALLAASWASATGSGTIDARADLDGLTRLLAPTGLPMAPVAGRAHLRGSFSGDAASRAPSLSVAIDTAGLELLVARPGGDPLRVAGVDGEATLTIDGATGFSAAFARAYDRRGELVAVDTKGTVPLDALLARDFASARAAFFTTPLAARVTVNERELASWPRELQPIPRGTTGSASAVLVLEGTPSSPRLTVDVIGKRLGLAGARASNDLAARATYDGATARASATLVGSNRGRAEAELDANVPVAPLLAGQPFERIPWSAGGRLTFESFALEALPPVGDDRVRGSVDGSVTLSKLHDDAALDLDLRLTDAGLADARAPKAAVRVHSKGGRVEGALRVEQSDGHLEGNLVLGVDWGARLVPLLDTRRSLDARLVAKSFRLLPLRPFVASALADLDGRLDADARVVADPTGTDVRMFGGAELRDVGFVATALGQELRDVGAKVTFLPGGVVEVTGITASDGAGRIDGAARARFDGLDLSGANARFEIAKARPFDVMLGGQTLGNVYGRADVTVRRSAQATRVSVDLPSLHVRLSDLAGKAVQELPQRADIKVGVLKGGVLVDARPPRARRGADDERRAGGATLDVAVKLGSDVDVRRGAMVTVQLTGEPRVHVEEGTTAIAGSVQLVSGALDLQGKKFSIERGTVTFDPQDPANPTVLATASWTAKDRTRVIADFVGPVKTGKVTLRSEPARPQSELLQLIVFGTADGFNATPSSGQKPDATTRAAAAFGGNVLAQGLDSALDGLTGLTTQTRIDMTNANNPRPEFEVQVARDIWLKFAYVLGTPPIHEPDKSLGSVVVRFAPNWTLSTTVGDRGKATMDTVWQYRY